One segment of Triticum aestivum cultivar Chinese Spring chromosome 2A, IWGSC CS RefSeq v2.1, whole genome shotgun sequence DNA contains the following:
- the LOC123187171 gene encoding probable protein S-acyltransferase 14 yields the protein MHRSAGVAMAWNVFRFCTALRGLGSIMILLVLAIVGVTYYAVVLCNYGPALLLGGGATLAALAVLLLFHFLLAMLLWSYFSVVFTDPGSVPPNWNLDFDEERGETAPLSSSDFNSQMNPQQSMALGDTGNPRMRYCRKCNQLKPPRCHHCSVCGRCILKMDHHCVWVVNCVGALNYKYFLLFLFYTFLETSLVTLSLLPHFIAFFSDVEIPGTPSALATTFLTFVLNLAFSLSVLGFMIMHISLVSGNTTTIEAYEKKTSPRWMYDLGRKKNFAQVFGNDKKYWFIPAYSEEDLRRMPALQGLDYPVRTDLDGQEL from the exons ATGCACAGATCGGCGGGGGTCGCGATGGCGTGGAACGTCTTCCGGTTCTGCACGGCGCTCCGGGGCCTGGGCTCCATCATGATCCTACTCGTCCTCGCCATCGTCGGCGTCACCTACTACGCCGTCGTCCTCTGCAACTACGGCCCCGCCCTCCTCCTCGGCGGCGGCGCCACCCTCGCCGCGCTCGCCGTGCTGCTCCTCTTCCACTTCCTG CTTGCTATGCTGTTATGGAGCTACTTCTCTGTTGTCTTCACCGACCCTGGTTCTGTTCCGCCAAATTGGAACCTTGATTTTGACGAGGAAAGGGGAGAAACTGCTCCGCTCTCTAGCTCAGACTTCAATAGCCAAATGAACCCACAGCAGTCTATGGCTCTCGGTGATACGGGAaatccgaggatgaggtactgtagGAAGTGCAACCAACTGAAGCCCCCTCGGTGCCATCATTGCTCTGTCT GTGGAAGGTGTATCCTTAAGATGGACCATCACTGTGTATGGGTTGTTAATTGTGTTGGGGCGCTGAACTATAAATACTTTCTTCTCTTCCTG TTTTACACCTTCCTTGAGACATCGCTTGTTACCCTCTCTTTATTGCCTCACTTCATAGCCTTCTTCAGTGATGTCGAGATCCCAGGAACTCCTTCAGCACTTGCAACCACATTTCTCACATTTG TGTTGAATCTGGCCTTTTCCTTGAGCGTTCTGGGTTTTATGATAATGCACATTTCACTTGTTTCTGGTAATACAACAACGATTGAG GCATATGAGAAGAAAACTAGTCCACGTTGGATGTATGATCTTGGCCGGAAGAAGAATTTTGCTCAG GTCTTCGGAAACGACAAAAAGTATTGGTTCATTCCGGCATACTCAGAAGAGGACCTTcgaaggatgcccgctctgcaggGCCTCGACTATCCTGTCAGGACAGACTTGGATGGGCAAGAGTTGTAA